In Oncorhynchus kisutch isolate 150728-3 linkage group LG7, Okis_V2, whole genome shotgun sequence, one DNA window encodes the following:
- the LOC109894586 gene encoding proto-oncogene tyrosine-protein kinase LCK, whose protein sequence is MGCNYSSDYDDDWIENLDEVCDHCNCPIPLKSAKLYTDQLIPYPSHFTPPSSPLPDNLVVAIYSYEPNHSDDLGFEKGDKLKILNKDDPEWFMAESLITGQKGFIPYNFVAPLNSMEMETWFFKNLSRNDAMRLLLAPGNTQGSFMVRESETTKGSFSLSVREFDPNTGDTVKHYRIRNLDTGGFYITAKISFNSLKELVQHHSREADGLCTRLMKPCQSRVPQKPWWQDEWEIPRESLKMERRLGAGQFGEVWMGLYNNHRQVAIKNLKVGTMSMAAFLAEANLMKELQHPRLVRLFAVVTQEPIYIITEFMENGALVDFLKTSEGSRIPINTLIDMASQVAEGMAYIEKQNYIHRDLRAANILVSDELICKIADFGLARLIEDNEYTAREGAKFPIKWTAPEAINYGTFSIKSDVWSFGILLTEIVTYGRIPYPGMSNPEVIQNLERGYRMPRSEDCPEGLYNIMNLCWNESPENRPTFEYLRSVLEDFFTATEGQYQEQPC, encoded by the exons ATGGGATGCAACTATAGTTCAGATTATGATGATGACTGGATAGAGAACCTAGACGAAGTGTGTGACCACTGCAACTGCCCGATTCCCCTCAAGTCAGCTAAATTG TACACAGATCAACTGATCCCATACCCCTCTCATTTCAcgcctccctcttcccctctaccAG ATAACCTGGTGGTTGCCATATACAGCTATGAACCCAACCACAGTGATGACCTGGGATTTGAGAAGGGAGACAAGCTGAAGATCCTCAATAA GGATGACCCGGAGTGGTTCATGGCAGAGTCGCTCATCACAGGCCAGAAGGGCTTCATCCCATACAACTTTGTGGCCCCCCTGAACTCCATGGAGATGGAGAC ATGGTTTTTCAAGAACCTCTCCAGAAATGATGCCATGAGGCTCCTGCTAGCTCCGGGGAACACACAGGGCTCCTTCAtggtcagagagagtgagaccacCAAAGGCTCCTTCTCCTTGTCTGTCAGGGAATTTGATCCGAACACAGGAGACACGGTCAAGCACTACCGAATCCGCAACTTGGATACTGGTGGTTTCTACATCACCGCAAAGATATCCTTCAACTCCCTGAAAGAGCTGGTCCAGCATCACTCAC GTGAGGCGGATGGCCTGTGCACCCGGTTGATGAAGCCCTGCCAGTCCCGTGTGCCCCAGAAACCCTGGTGGCAGGACGAATGGGAGATCCCCCGAGAGTCCCTCAAGATGGAGCGCAGGCTCGGGGCCGGGCAGTTTGGGGAAGTCTGGATGG GTCTGTACAACAACCACAGACAGGTGGCCATTAAGAATCTGAAGGTGGGCACCATGTCCATGGCTGCTTTCCTGGCCGAGGCCAACCTGATGAAGGAGCTGCAGCACCCGCGCCTGGTCCGCCTCTTCGCCGTGGTTACCCAGGAGCCCATCTACATCATCACAGAGTTCATGGAGAACG GCGCTCTTGTAGATTTTCTCAAGACGTCCGAGGGATCCAGAATACCCATCAACACCCTCATAGATATGGCGTCTCAG GTGGCTGAGGGAATGGCCTACATTGAAAAACAGAACTACATCCATCGGGACCTCCGAGCAGCAAACATCCTGGTGTCTGATGAGCTCATCTGTAAGATTGCTGATTTTGGACTTGCAAGACTCATCGAGGACAACGAGTACACAGCCAGAGAGG GTGCCAAATTCCCCATTAAATGGACAGCACCTGAAGCTATAAACTACGGAACCTTTTCCATCAAGTCAGATGTGTGGTCTTTTGGGATCCTCTTGACAGAGATAGTGACGTATGGTCGTATCCCATATCCAG GCATGAGTAACCCAGAGGTGATCCAGAACCTGGAGCGAGGCTACCGGATGCCCCGATCGGAGGACTGCCCTGAAGGTCTGTACAATATTATGAACCTGTGCTGGAATGAGAGCCCAGAGAATCGGCCAACCTTTGAGTACCTGAGGAGCGTTCTGGAGGACTTCTTCACAGCAACAGAGGGGCAGTACCAAGAACAGCCTTGCTAA
- the LOC109894588 gene encoding probable histone deacetylase 1-B, whose amino-acid sequence MALSSQGTKKKVCYYYDGDVGNYYYGQGHPMKPHRIRMTHNLLLNYGLYRKMEIYRPHKASGEEMTKYHSDDYIKFLRSIRPDNMSEYSKQMQRFNVGEDCPVFDGLFEFCQLSTGGSVAGAVKLNKQQTDIAINWAGGLHHAKKSEASGFCYVNDIVLAILELLKYHQRVLYIDIDIHHGDGVEEAFYTTDRVMTVSFHKYGEYFPGTGDLRDIGAGKGKYYAVNYPLRDGIDDESYEAIFKPIMTKVMEMYQPSAVVLQCGADSLSGDRLGCFNLTIKGHAKCVEYMKSFNLPLLMLGGGGYTIRNVARCWTYETAVALDSSIPNELPYNDYFEYFGPDFKLHISPSNMTNQNTNDYLEKIKQRLFENLRMLPHAPGVQMQAIPEDAVQEDSGDEEEEDPNKRISIRAHDKRIACDEEFSDSEDEAEGQGGGRRNAASFKKAKRTKTEEDKEKEGEEKKAGDDKKADDKKEVKEEKVPEEEKMDTTKGPKEESKTP is encoded by the exons ATGGCGCTGAGTTCTCAAGGAACAAAGAAAAAAGTGTGCTACTATTACGATG GTGATGTTGGGAATTACTACTATGGCCAGGGGCATCCCATGAAGCCACACCGTATCCGCATGACACACAACCTCTTGCTGAACTATGGTCTCTACAGAAAGATGGAGATATAC CGACCTCACAAAGCCAGTGGAGAGGAGATGACCAAGTACCACAGTGACGACTACATCAAGTTCCTGCGTTCCATCCGGCCTGACAACATGTCGGAGTACAGCAAACAGATGCAGAGAT TTAACGTTGGTGAGGATTGCCCTGTGTTTGATGGCCTGTTTGAGTTCTGCCAGCTCTCAACAGGAGGCTCTGTTG CTGGAGCTGTGAAGCTGAACAAACAGCAGACAGACATTGCTATTAACTGGGCTGGAGGTCTCCATCACGCCAAGAAGTCTGAGGCGTCAGGTTTCTGCTATGTGAATGACATTGTGCTCGCCATTTTAGAGTTACTGAA ATACCACCAGAGAGTTCTGTACATAGACATTGACATTCACCATGGAGATGGAGTGGAGGAAGCGTTCTACACCACAGACCGGGTCATGACCGTGTCCTTCCACAAGTACGGAGAGTACTTCCCCGGCACTGGAGACCTGAGG GATATTGGCGCAGGGAAAGGCAAGTACTATGCTGTGAATTACCCTCTGAGAGATGGGATAGATGACGAGTCTTACGAAGCCATATTCAAGCCT atcaTGACTAAAGTGATGGAGATGTACCAGCCTAGTGCAGTGGTTCTTCAGTGTGGAGCTGACTCTCTCTCGGGAGACAGGCTTGGCTGCTTTAACCTCACCATCAAAGGCCATGCTAAGTGTGTGGAGTACATGAAGAGCTTCAACCTGCCCCTGCTGATGCTGGGTGGTGGAGGCTATACCATCCGGAACGTGGCCCGCTGCTGGACCTATGAGACAGCCGTGGCCCTAGACAGCTCCATACCAAACG AGCTTCCATACAATGATTACTTTGAGTACTTTGGGCCAGACTTCAAACTGCACATCAGTCCCTCCAATATGACCAACCAGAACACCAACGACTACCTGGAGAAGATCAA GCAGCGTCTGTTTGAGAACCTTCGAATGCTGCCCCACGCCCCGGGGGTCCAGATGCAGGCCATCCCAGAAGACGCCGTGCAGGAGGACAgtggagacgaggaggaggaagaccctAACAAACGGATATCCA TTCGCGCCCATGACAAGAGGATAGCGTGTGACGAGGAGTTCTCAGACTCTGAGGACGAGGCTGAGGGTCAAGGGGGCGGACGGAGAAATGCTGCCAGCTTCAAGAAAGCCAAGAGAACAAAGACTGAAGAAGAcaaagaaaaagagggagaagagaagaaagcaGGCGATGACAAGAAAGCTGATGACAAGAAAG AAGTAAAAGAAGAAAAGGTGCCAGAGGAGGAGAAAATGGACACAACAAAGGG GCCAAAAGAGGAGTCCAAGACACCGTGA
- the tmem54a gene encoding transmembrane protein 54a: MGNLGVCCADLKDNKTLMKMGLGLVLVGHVNFLLGALVHGVVLRHINVHVQARVMGYAIYIIIALVAGLVGIIAGIVAIVLSKNLKNRILMWALLVVSLVSGLLAIASTVGLTISMVKAIMSGGRGLLKNCKFPDAIGYSSVNECPFDPTRIYETTIILWVPLILMCVVEVVFSGRCFAVCTSFLRLCTCRRRRKIVNGRRVRIQTPGEMLPVSPSPESETESEPAEQHELLKPDSPTERSEWV, encoded by the exons GTGTGTGCTGTGCAGACCTGAAGGACAACAAGACCCTTATGAAAATGGGCCTAGGACTGGTGCTGGTGGGACACGTCAACTTCTTGCTGGGAGCGCTGGTACACGGCGTTGTGCTCAGGCACATCAACGTGCATGTTCAAGCCAGGGTCATGGGGTACGCCATCTACATCATCATCGCCCTGGTGGCAGGGCTCGTG GGAATCATAGCTGGAATAGTAGCCATTGTCCTATCCAAAAACCTGAAAAACAGGATTCTG ATGTGGGCGCTGTTGGTGGTCAGTTTAGTGTCAGGCCTTCTGGCAATCGCCTCCACTGTGGGGTTAACCATTTCCATGGTTAAGGCCATTATGAGTGGAGGTCGGGGCCTGCTGAAGAATTGCAAGTTCCCTGACGCGATTGGCTACTCCAGTGTCAATGAGTGCCCCTTTGACCCCACAAGGATCTAT GAAACGACTATTATTCTGTGGGTTCCTCTCATTCTAATGTGTGTGGTGGAAGTGGTGTTCTCAGGCCGCTGTTTTGCTGTCTGCACCTCCTTCCTCCGCCTCTGTACGTGCAGAAGACGAAGGAAGATTGTCAATGGCAGAAGG GTGCGCATTCAGACTCCAGGTGAAATGTTACCGGTGTCGCCTTCTCCTGAGTCAGAAACTGAGTCCGAGCCGGCAGAGCAACATGAACTGCTGAAGCCTGACTCACCGACCGAGAGGAGTGAATGGGTCTGA